One Littorina saxatilis isolate snail1 linkage group LG1, US_GU_Lsax_2.0, whole genome shotgun sequence genomic window carries:
- the LOC138982492 gene encoding thrombospondin type-1 domain-containing protein 4-like isoform X2: MDKVRRNIITVPIMDIMRKLCWITLLVFATADVGCDGILGSGAMVDQCGICGGEGSTCRVISGIYTRMRLDHGYHHMTTIPEGACNINITELSSSRNYIALSTEAGLDIVNSNRQLRATGEYGGAGTVFDYRRRSGRSCPGVCIFADGPLNQPVEVKLLSYDRNPGIMYHFMVPQDTATAVMSSATSTHNNHPHHHSNHSSHHKTHHGHRSHQHQHTDAHSTKHSSQTGASSDSVHVKIRTRNSHRERHKHPNENLASLSVSEPESADDATASLKDEPASLRRREQEVRSKYPQHHRSQHRQQHHQRQQQHHHRQHQQGQHHQRQHNSNQQHDLNRQRQQQLQHERQPLAPSPPAAVVVATNTGHETPLQSRSSAVPRQANVASAPLFVPPEQEGAPIEYRHYYHVDSDDYRRLAQTAGYSALDGPQPLARNEVEVPGGAGAEALRKPNFIPATRQAQRWWGSSSDRRRGGGGVGNSNAVNNAVGDVPLSVPASGFFTWTISGFTPCSHPCGGGTQQTVVVCMKSDTRVVVIAENCDPDARPSPTTVECNSQPCDARWTAADWSQCSVTCGNGVQTRQVECKQRISPTLHLSVSADTCSDRKPPVTQFCRRPPCFQWRASNWTKCSTNCGLGERTRTISCVSGEGQAVPAARCSPERPKAREICDMGSCAKGWYYTRWTKGCSPDCGGKTHKTRKVYCAADDGGTLPGDRCPADKKPRTRKACGVAKPCGGKWFSGPWSKCNSTCGEAWRAREVTCMKKHGRRLWSVVGKENCLRKERPPTKEMCTDLPLCQPEWYMTHWSECSKPCGTGSKLREVKCLHATLQPSTTCNGKRKPKERRVCNTKSCDNSTSSQHQHTNDYDARPQRPPERLQESSRPNTTYHQRYHRNRTKQPSALKAASAPAEITLQKDFRSAMGDASEERHDHHPKGHEHQGHRQHHDHIHTTTSTPTTNNKNTDTKTAVTTGQPAVQTNTPDQTHHENCTDTPNSRWCMFVSQARLCGYNHYKKRCCKTCTKYNLHH; the protein is encoded by the exons CTCTTTCGACAGAGGCGGGGTTGGACATAGTGAACAGTAACCGACAGTTACGGGCTACGGGGGAGTACGGGGGAGCAGGCACCGTCTTTGACTACAGGCGTCGTTCTGGCAGGTCATGTCCAGGGGTCTGCATCTTTGCTGACGGCCCTCTTAACCAACCTGTGGAGGTCAAG CTTTTGTCGTACGACCGCAACCCCGGTATCATGTACCACTTCATGGTGCCCCAGGACACAGCCACGGCCGTCATGAGCTCCGCCACATCCACACACAACAACCACCCACACCACCACAGCAATCACAGCAGTCACCACAAGACACACCACGGCCACAGATCACACCAGCATCAACACACGGATGCCCACAGCACAAAACACTCCAGCCAAACCGGTGCTAGTAGCGACAGTGTCCACGTGAAAATCCGGACTCGAAACTCTCATCGAGAGCGGCATAAACACCCGAACGAGAATCTAGCTTCCCTCTCGGTCTCAGAGCCGGAGAGCGCTGACGATGCTACAGCTTCTCTCAAAGATGAACCTGCGTCACTACGCCGCAGAGAACAAGAAGTCCGCTCAAAATACCCCCAGCACCACCGAAGCCAACACCgtcaacaacatcatcaacgACAGCAACAACACCATCATCGACAGCATCAGCAAGGTCAACACCACCAGCGGCAGCATAATTCAAACCAACAACACGACCTAAACCGACAACGCCAACAACAGCTACAACATGAACGACAGCCCCTAGCACCATCACCACCAGCGGCAGTAGTAGTAGCAACGAACACGGGCCACGAAACCCCCTTACAGTCCAGAAGTTCCGCTGTTCCCAGACAAGCCAACGTGGCCAGCGCGCCTCTCTTCGTGCCCCCAGAACAAGAAGGAGCCCCCATAGAGTACCGCCACTACTATCACGTCGACTCGGACGATTACCGCCGCCTTGCGCAAACTGCAGGGTACTCTGCGCTGGACGGACCCCAGCCGCTCGCCCGTAACGAAGTGGAGGTACCCGGGGGTGCTGGGGCGGAGGCTCTGCGAAAACCCAACTTCATTCCTGCCACCCGCCAGGCCCAGAGATGGTGGGGTTCTTCTAGTGACAGGAGGCGAGGTGGAGGTGGGGTGGGCAACAGCAATGCTGTGAATAACGCCGTGGGGGATGTGCCGCTGTCTGTCCCTGCGTCTGGCTTCTTCACCTGGACCATTTCTGGGTTTACTCCTTGCTCCCATCCTTGTGGAGGAG GTACCCAGCAGACCGTGGTTGTGTGTATGAAGAGCGACACGCGTGTTGTTGTGATAGCAGAGAACTGTGACCCTGACGCCAGACCCTCACCCACCACCGTAGAATGCAACTCACAGCCCTGTGACGCCAG GTGGACGGCAGCTGACTGGAGTCAGTGCAGCGTGACGTGCGGTAACGGGGTGCAGACACGGCAGGTGGAGTGCAAGCAGCGAATCTCCCCCACCCTGCACCTCAGCGTGTCGGCCGACACGTGTTCAGACAGAAAGCCGCCCGTCACGCAGTTCTGTCGCCGCCCGCCATGCTTCCAGTGGAGGGCCTCCAACTGGACCAAG TGCTCCACGAACTGCGGTCTAGGCGAGAGGACCCGCACAATATCCTGTGTCAGCGGCGAGGGTCAGGCGGTGCCAGCGGCCAGGTGCAGTCCGGAACGACCCAAGGCCAGGGAGATCTGTGACATGGGCTCCTGTGCAAAGGGCTGGTACTACACACGGTGGACCAAAGGC TGCTCTCCGGACTGTGGCGGAAAAACGCACAAGACTCGCAAGGTATACTGCGCGGCGGACGACGGAGGTACGCTACCAGGCGACCGGTGTCCAGCCGACAAGAAGCCCCGCACACGGAAAGCCTGTGGGGTGGCCAAGCCCTGTGGGGGCAAGTGGTTCTCTGGCCCTTGGTCCAAG TGCAATTCGACGTGTGGGGAGGCTTGGCGGGCACGTGAGGTGACCTGCATGAAGAAACACGGGCGCCGCCTGTGGAGCGTTGTTGGCAAAGAGAACTGCTTGAGGAAAGAACGACCACCCACCAAGGAGATGTGTACAGACTTACCTCTCTGTCAGCCTGAATGGTACATGACGCACTGGTCAGAG TGTTCCAAACCTTGCGGCACAGGCTCCAAGCTTCGTGAGGTGAAGTGTCTGCACGCCACCCTACAACCCAGCACGACCTGTAACGGCAAGCGAAAACCCAAAGAACGGAGAGTCTGCAACACCAAGTCCTGCGACAACAGCACCAGCAGCCAACATCAGCACACTAACGACTATGACGCAAGACCCCAACGCCCCCCGGAGCGGTTGCAGGAGAGCAGCAGGCCTAATACCACGTACCACCAGCGATACCATAGAAACCGGACGAAGCAACCTTCGGCCTTGAAGGCTGCCTCAGCTCCTGCTGAGATTACCCTGCAGAAAGACTTCAGAA GTGCCATGGGTGATGCCAGCGAGGAACGTCATGACCACCACCCAAAAGGACATGAGCACCAAGGACATCGTCAACACCACGACCACATCCACACCACAACATCCACCCCAACCACcaataacaaaaacacagacactaAGACAGCTGTCACAACTGGTCAACCCGCAGTGCAGACAAACACTCCTGACCAAACTCACCATGAAAATTGCACGGACACTCCGAACTCTCGTTGGTGCATGTTCGTTAGTCAGGCTCGTCTCTGTGGCTACAACCACTATAAGAAACGCTGCTGCAAGACATGTACCAAATACAACCTTCACCACTGA